In the Stakelama saccharophila genome, GCCGCGCCTGGGCCAGGCTGCCGAGACCGAGGGCGTGGCCGGCGTGCTCGACGTGATGGAAGCGATCGCGCCCTTTCTCGGCATATTCGTGCTCGCGGGTGCGTTGTCGAGCCAGCTCAGCGCCGCCGTCGCCGATTCGATCGGCTCGACCGGCATCGCCGTCGAGCTGTCCGACCGGCGCCTGTCCACCGCGACCGGCTTCCTCCTCGCCGGCGGCCTCGCCATCGCCGTCACCTGGATGACCGACGCGATCGAGATTATCGTTCTCGCCTCGCGCGCTTTCGCCGTTTTCTACGGTATGCAGGCGATCCTCGCCATCATCGTGGCCTGGAAGGATGGCAAGGGAACAGCGCCGCGCTATGCCGGTTTCGCCGGTGTGGCGTTGATGTGCCTCGTCGCGGCGGTTGCCGGCGCCCCGGCCGAGGGATAATGCGCGCCAGGGACGAGCGGCGGTGCAACCGCATGGCGCTTTGCCGCGCGATCTGGTAGCCGATTTTGCATGGCCGTTTCCGCCGCAGCCTCCGCCCGCGAAATCCTGACGCGTCTGCACGACGTGATGGCCTCGCGCGACCGGGCGCAATCGAAGCTCAACGGCGTCGTCAACATCATCGGCGAAGCGCTCGACAGCGAGGTCTGCTCGATCTACCTGCTGCGCGAGGGGGTGCTGGAACTCTTCGCCACGCGCGGCCTCGACGAATCGGCGGTCCATGTGACCAAGCTCGCCATGGGCGAAGGCCTGGTCGGCACCATCGCCGCCAATGTCGAGACCCTGAACCTGGCGGAGGCGGCGACCCATCCCGATTTCGCCTATCGCCCCGAAACGGGCGAGGAGCGCTATCACAGCTTTGCCGGCGTGCCGATCATCCGGCGCGAACGTGCGGTCGGCGTCCTGGCCGTTCAGCATGCCGATCCCAGGCGCTACGAAGATGTCGAGATCGAGGCGTTGCAGACCGTGGCGATGGTGCTTTCCGAACTGATCGCCAATGCCGGGCTGATCGATTCGGCCGGCGGGTCGTCGACCCGGCCGCAATCGACCTCCACCGAACGGGTGACCGGTTTCAAGCTGGTCGACGGCATGGCCGCCGGCGTCGCCGTCTTCCACCAGCCGCGCATCCATATCGAACATACCGTCGCCGAGGATATCGAGGCCGAGCGTCACCGCGTCTATGCCGCGTTCGACAAGATGCGCGACGGCATCGAACGCATGGCGAGCCAGGCCGAATTCGGCGTCGGCGGGGAACATGAGGAGGTCCTCGAGACCTATAAGATGTTCGCCTATGACGAAGGCTGGGCGCGGCGCATCAACGAAGCGATCGACAGCGGCCTGACCGCGGAAGCGGCGATCGAGCGCGTCCAGCAACGCACCCGCATGCGCATGCGCGAGATCGACGATCCGCTGCTCAGGGACCGGATGCACGATCTGGAGGATCTCTCCAACCGCCTGATCCGGATCGTGTCGGGCCAGCTCGGCACCGCGGCGCAACTGGGCCTGCGGCAGGATTCGATCCTGATCGCGCGCAATCTGGGGCCGGCGGAGCTGCTGGAATATGACCGTCGGCGGCTGAAGGGCGTGGTGCTGGAAGATGGCTCGCTCACCGCCCATGTCACCATCGTCGCGCGCGCCATGGGCGTGCCGATGCTGGGGCGGGTGCGTGACATACGCCGGCTGATCGCCGAGGGCGACCTGCTGCTGCTCGATGCCAGCGAGGAATCGCTGGTCATCCGCCCCAGCGGCGGGATGGAAGAGAGCTTCGATGCAAAGCTCCTGGTCACCCAGCAGCGCCGCGCCAAGTTCGCCAAGCTGAAGAACGAACTGCCGGTCACGACCGATGGCCACCGGGTCGCGCTGATGGTCAATGCGGGTCTTCGCGACGATGTGGGCGCGCTGGAGGTGACGGGTGCGGACGGCATCGGCCTGTTCCGCACCGAGTTTCAGTTTCTCGTGTCCGCCACCCTGCCGCAGCGCGAACGGCAGATGCGGCTCTACCGCGACGTGCTCGACGCCGCGGGCGATCGGCCGGTCACATTCCGCACCGTCGATGTCGGTGGCGACAAGACGCTGCCCTATCTCAACCATGACGAGGACGAGGCGGAGGAAAACCCCGCCATGGGCTGGCGTGCGCTGCGGCTGGCGCTGGAACGCGATGCACTGTTGAAAGCGCAGGCGCGCGCGCTGCTGGAGGCGGCGGCGGGCCGCACGCTCAACGTGATGTTCCCGATGGTGTCCGAACCGTGGGAATTCGACGAGGCGCGCGCCATCTTCGAACGGCAGCGTGAATGGCTGGGCGCGCGCGGGCACAAGCTGCCGGCGGAGATACGCTACGGCGCCATGCTGGAGGTGCCGGCGCTCGCCGAAAGCCTCGATGTGTTGCTGCCCAGGATGGAATTCCTGTCGATCGGCACCAACGACCTGACCCAGTTCCTGTTCGCCGCCGATCGGGCCCATCCCAAGCTCGCCATGCGCTATGACTGGCTGAGCCCCTCGATCCTGCGGTTCGTGCGCCGCATCGCCGACCAGGCGCGCGCCGCCGATGTGCAGGTGGGGGTCTGCGGCGAAATGGGCGGCCGGCCGCTGGAAGCGATGGCGCTGATCGGCATCGGCATCGACCGGCTGTCGATCACGCCGGCGGCGGTCGGGCCGATCAAGGCCATGATACGGTCGCTGAACCGCGAAAAACTGATGGCCCATACCGAAGCGCTGTTGCAGCATCCGCCTCGCACGTTGCGGCAGGATCTGAAAGCCTGGGCCGAAGAAAACGGCGTCGAATTGGCCTGATGGTATCGGAAAAAGCGCCGGCGCGGCGTTGACAGCGCCCTGCTGCTGTTGGACTTAACGCGGCCGGGGATGTCACGAGTTCGCGGGCGCAGCCCCTTTCGGAGATTTTGATGGGCGAAAGCGAAGCGGTAGACGACAATGGCGGACATACGAAGCCGGTCGGGGAGCGGCTGCGGATCGAGCGCGAACGCCAGCAGCTCGATGTAGCCGACATCGCCTCGCGCACCCGGATTCCGCAACGCCACCTCGAATCCATCGAGACTTCGGATTATTCCAGCCTGCCCTCGCCGACCTATGCGATGGGCTTTGCAAAGGCTTATGCCCGCGTCGTCGGGCTGGACGAGGCGGGCATCGGCCGCGACCTCAGGGCCGAGCTAGACACCGGCTATGAACGTCAGCCTTATCATGTTCCCTATGACACCAGCGAACCCGCCCGCGTCCCGACCGGCGGCATCGCCATGGCAGGCCTCGCCGTCGCGATCCTCATCCTGATCGGTGTCGGTATCTGGTATGGAACCGACTGGTTCCGCAGCGAGGAAGTTGTGCCGCAGACCGTGCCGGTCGCGAGCGCACCCGCGACCCCCGCTCCCGCACCGGCACCGGCCGGAGCGGCAACCACGCCGTCGGCCGACGGCCAGGTCGTGCTGACCGCGACGGGGGAGGTCTGGGTCCGAATCTACAATGCCGCCAACGACACGCTCTTGATGAAGACGATGCAGCCCGGCGAAACCTATGACGTGCCGAAGGATGCCGATGATCCGATGATCAATGTCGGCCGGCCCGGCCAGATCAAGGTCACGATCGACGGCGCCGAGGTTGCGCCGCTCGGTCCGGCGGAGCGTGCGATCAAGGATGTGCCGATCAGCGCCGCGGCCTTGCGCAGCCGCGGATCGACCGCTGCTTCAGGCTGACGAAAGGAAGCCGGTGCCAATCAACGAAGCCCCAACAACCGCCCGGGAACTCTAAGCATGCGGATCCTCCTCGTCCCTGCGCTGACGCTCGCCGCGCTGGCCCTGCCCGGCGCGGCGCGTGCACAGAGCAATCTCGATGCCCGTGTCGATCGGCTCGAACATGAAATGCGCGCCGTCCAGCGCAAGGTCTTCCCCGAAGGCGCCGGCCGCTATTTCGAGCCCCAGATCACGCCGACCGCGCCGCAGCAGCAGGCAGCACCGGGCGCGCCGGTATCCGGACCCATCGTCAATCTCGAATCCCGCGTCCAGGCGCTGGAATCGCAGGTGGCGGACCTGACCGGCAATGTCGAACAGACCAGTTACCGCATTCGGCAGCTTCAGGACGCCTTCGACGCCTATCGAAAGAAGACCGACGCCCGGCTCGACGCGCTGGAATCGGCCGCCGCGGGACGCGCAGGCCCGGCGTCGGAAACGGATGCGCACGGCAACGGCACGCTCTCCCCGCCGTCCGGAGCGGAGCCGGTCGAAAAGCCGGAAATCAGTGCCGAGCGTGCCGAAAAGGTGGCCTCGATCGAACATCCCGATACCGGCGACGAGGCCGAGGACGCGTATATATATGGTTATCGCCTGTGGGAGGCCGGCCTCTATCCGGAAGCCGAGGCACAGTTGAAATCGGTAGTGGAGAAATATCCCGACAGCCGCCGTGCCAGCTTCGCGCAGAACCTGCTGGGCCGTGCCTATCTGGACGACGGCAAACCGTCGCTCGCCTCGATCGCCTTTTACGACAATTACAAGAAGATGCCGAACGGCGAGCGTGCGCCCGACAGTCTCTTCTACCTCGCCAAGGCGCTGATAAAACTGAAAAAACCCGAGGATGCGTGCCAGGTCTATGCCGAGCTGAGCGACGTCTATGGCGAGCAGATCTCGGCATCCATGCAGGCCGGTATCGCCGAGGGACGTGAAACCGCCGGATGCAACTAGCGCGCCCGACGCCGCGGCGCTGACCCGCTTCCGCCGCGATTTCGAACGCGCGCTCGGCCGGCCGGTCGACCGGCAAGAGCACGTCGCGATCGCGGTATCGGGCGGGCCGGATTCCATGGCGCTGCTGGCGCTGGCGGCATCCTCTTTTCCCGGCCGCACCCATGCCGCCACGGTCGATCACCGCCTGCGGCCCGATGCGGCGGCGGAAGCGCGCATGGTCGGCGACTGGTGCACCGGACGGGGCATATCGCACGCCGTCCTCGTACCGTCGGGCGATCTGTCGGCGCAGCCGAGCGCGTTGCAGGAACGCGCGCGTCACGCACGCTACGCGCTGCTCGAAAGCTGGGCCGAAGCCATCGGTGCCGGCATTCTCGCCACCGCGCATCAGGCCGACGATCAGGCCGAGACGTTCCTGATGCGCGCGCTGCGCGGTGCAGGCGTCGCCGGCCTGCGCGGAATCCCGGCGCGGCGCGATGCCTTCACGCTCGCCGAGCCCGCGCGCTTGCAGATCGTGCGTCCCCTTCTGAACTGGCGTCGGCACGAGCTTTTGAACGTCGTGCGAGACGGCGGCATCCCTTATGTCGACGACCCCAGCAATGCCGACCAGCGCTTCGAACGCGTCCGAATCCGATCGGCACTGACGGAACAAGCCTGGCTGGATCCCGCCGCGCTCGCTTCTGCCGCGGCACATGCAGCAGAGGCCGACGCCGCGCTCGACTGGACGGTAGAGCGGCTGTGGCGCGAGCGGGCGAGCGGCGATCCGGAACCGGTGCTGGACGTGGGCGGCCTGCCCATGGAACTGCGCAGAAGGCTCGCCCGGTACGCGATCCTTCACGTGCGGTCGCGGGCGGGTATCACCTCGCCCGCTTTCGGAACGGACGCCAATATCGAGCCGCTTCTCGCCGCGTTGACGGCGGACGGCGCCGCCACCCGGG is a window encoding:
- a CDS encoding tetratricopeptide repeat protein gives rise to the protein MRILLVPALTLAALALPGAARAQSNLDARVDRLEHEMRAVQRKVFPEGAGRYFEPQITPTAPQQQAAPGAPVSGPIVNLESRVQALESQVADLTGNVEQTSYRIRQLQDAFDAYRKKTDARLDALESAAAGRAGPASETDAHGNGTLSPPSGAEPVEKPEISAERAEKVASIEHPDTGDEAEDAYIYGYRLWEAGLYPEAEAQLKSVVEKYPDSRRASFAQNLLGRAYLDDGKPSLASIAFYDNYKKMPNGERAPDSLFYLAKALIKLKKPEDACQVYAELSDVYGEQISASMQAGIAEGRETAGCN
- a CDS encoding helix-turn-helix domain-containing protein, which codes for MGESEAVDDNGGHTKPVGERLRIERERQQLDVADIASRTRIPQRHLESIETSDYSSLPSPTYAMGFAKAYARVVGLDEAGIGRDLRAELDTGYERQPYHVPYDTSEPARVPTGGIAMAGLAVAILILIGVGIWYGTDWFRSEEVVPQTVPVASAPATPAPAPAPAGAATTPSADGQVVLTATGEVWVRIYNAANDTLLMKTMQPGETYDVPKDADDPMINVGRPGQIKVTIDGAEVAPLGPAERAIKDVPISAAALRSRGSTAASG
- the tilS gene encoding tRNA lysidine(34) synthetase TilS, with the protein product MKPPDATSAPDAAALTRFRRDFERALGRPVDRQEHVAIAVSGGPDSMALLALAASSFPGRTHAATVDHRLRPDAAAEARMVGDWCTGRGISHAVLVPSGDLSAQPSALQERARHARYALLESWAEAIGAGILATAHQADDQAETFLMRALRGAGVAGLRGIPARRDAFTLAEPARLQIVRPLLNWRRHELLNVVRDGGIPYVDDPSNADQRFERVRIRSALTEQAWLDPAALASAAAHAAEADAALDWTVERLWRERASGDPEPVLDVGGLPMELRRRLARYAILHVRSRAGITSPAFGTDANIEPLLAALTADGAATRAGILVRAKGDRWTFRPAPPRRSH
- the ptsP gene encoding phosphoenolpyruvate--protein phosphotransferase encodes the protein MAVSAAASAREILTRLHDVMASRDRAQSKLNGVVNIIGEALDSEVCSIYLLREGVLELFATRGLDESAVHVTKLAMGEGLVGTIAANVETLNLAEAATHPDFAYRPETGEERYHSFAGVPIIRRERAVGVLAVQHADPRRYEDVEIEALQTVAMVLSELIANAGLIDSAGGSSTRPQSTSTERVTGFKLVDGMAAGVAVFHQPRIHIEHTVAEDIEAERHRVYAAFDKMRDGIERMASQAEFGVGGEHEEVLETYKMFAYDEGWARRINEAIDSGLTAEAAIERVQQRTRMRMREIDDPLLRDRMHDLEDLSNRLIRIVSGQLGTAAQLGLRQDSILIARNLGPAELLEYDRRRLKGVVLEDGSLTAHVTIVARAMGVPMLGRVRDIRRLIAEGDLLLLDASEESLVIRPSGGMEESFDAKLLVTQQRRAKFAKLKNELPVTTDGHRVALMVNAGLRDDVGALEVTGADGIGLFRTEFQFLVSATLPQRERQMRLYRDVLDAAGDRPVTFRTVDVGGDKTLPYLNHDEDEAEENPAMGWRALRLALERDALLKAQARALLEAAAGRTLNVMFPMVSEPWEFDEARAIFERQREWLGARGHKLPAEIRYGAMLEVPALAESLDVLLPRMEFLSIGTNDLTQFLFAADRAHPKLAMRYDWLSPSILRFVRRIADQARAADVQVGVCGEMGGRPLEAMALIGIGIDRLSITPAAVGPIKAMIRSLNREKLMAHTEALLQHPPRTLRQDLKAWAEENGVELA